AACGTGGGCTACAAGTTCGTCCGCCCGAACCGCGGCACCAACCCGATCGCAGCGGAGACCCGCGAGTCCGCCGGGCGCGCAGCCCCGTCCCGCGAGACCACCTTCGCCCGCTGACCAGCGATCGGACTGACCGACGACCGGGCGTTGTGCCGTGATCGGACGCGATTTCAATTGAAATCGGACGTCCGATTTCCATTGAAATCGCGGAGTTCTCCACAGCGGCGGCGGAACTGTCCACAGGCGTCGGCGTGTCGTGCCCGCTCAGGACTTGCGTTGGCGCCAGGCCCAGAGCACGGCGCCGATCGCGAAGCAGATCAGTCCGGCCAGCACCGATGACCAGGGCAGCGCGAAGGCGAGGACCGCGCAGCCCGCGAGGCCGAGCGCCGGAAGAGCACGGGGGAACCAGCGCTGCTCGCCGGGCAGGGTGAGCGCCGAGGCGTTGGCGATCGCGTAGTAGCCCAGCACTCCGAACGACGAGAAACCGATCGCGCCGCGCAGGTCCGTGACCAGCACCAGCACCACCACCGCCGCGGTGATCAGCAGCTCCGCGCGGAGCGGCGTGGCGAAGCGCGGGTGGATCGAGGCCAGCGGAGCGGGCAGGTCGCGTCCCCGCGCCATCGCCAGCGTCGTCCGGCCGACTCCGGCGAGCAGCGCGAGCAGGGCGCCGAGCGCCGCCAGCCCGGCACCGATCACGGCGAACGGCGCGAGCTGCGGCAGACCGCCCGCGCGCACCGCATCGGCCAGCGGAGCCGACGACGTCGCGAGACCGGGGCCGAGTGCGACCAGCAGCGTGGTCCCCACCGCGAAGTACAGGCACACCACGATCCCGAGCGCGATCGGGATCGCGCGGGGGATCGTGCGCTGCGGATCGCGGACCTCCTCGCCGAGGGTCGCGATGCGGGCGTAGCCCGCGAAAGCGAAGAAGAGCAGGCCGGCGGCCTGCAGCACGCCCAGCGGCGCAGGAGGCAGAGTCGAGGCGGGAGCCGAGGCGCCGCCGAGCCACACCGCGAGCAGCGAAGCGGCGAGCGCGGCGAGCGTGAGCGCGAGCAGGATGCGAGCGAGCTTCGCGGTGCGGGTGATGCCGACGCAGTTCACCGCGCCCAGAGCCGCGGCGAACGCCGCGGCGGCGGGCTTGGCGTGAGCGGGGAGGAGGTACTCGGCGGCGGTCAGCGCCATCGCCGCGCAGGAGGCCGTCTTGCCGATCACGAAGCCCCAGCCCGCGAGGAAGCCCCAGAACGGTCCGAGGCGCTCTCGGCCGTACACGTAGGTTCCGCCCGCCGCCGGGTACTGGGCGGCCAGCGCCGCTGAGCTGCTGGCGTTGCAGAACGCGATGATCGCGGCCAGCAGCAGGCTGATCAGCAGTGCCGAGCCCGCCGCTGCCGCGGCTGGGGCGAACGCGCTGAACAGGCCCGCGCCGATCATGGAGCCGAGCCCGATCACCACGGCGTCGGCGGTGGTCAGGCGTCGCTGGAGTTGGGGCACGCGGCACTCCTGGCGGTTCGTTTCCGCAGTTCAGGTCCCGTGAGCGGTTCGGGGTGCCATAGCGCCCCGAAGCACTCACGGGACGCTACCTGGATAAACCGCCCGCGGAACCCCTCTTCACGCGTTGTTCGCCGGGAAGCTGGGTAACGTCGGGGCGTGCAGCTGACATGGCGTAATGGACTGGACAGCACGGAAGCGGCCGAGGTCATGGGCCTGCTCGACAAGGCGGCGGCGGCCGACGGGGTCGCTCCCGTCGGAGAACACGTGATCCTCCGGTTGAAGGCGCACCGCGACGTCGTCCACCAGATCGAGCCGGTGCAGGCCGACGTGCGCTCCGAGCACTTCGTGCTGCGCGACGCGGGCGGCAGCCTCATCGGGTACGCGCACCTGGACACCGAGCACGAGAAGACCTCCGGCCAGCTGGTCGCCGAGCTGGCGGTCGATCCCGACCACCGGCGCAAGGGCGCGGGCGCGCGCCTGGTCGAGGCGCTGCTGGACCGCGCGGAGCTCTCCGCCGAACCCGCCCCGGACACGGCGCGGCTGCGGATCTGGTCGCACGGCGAGCTCCCGGGCGCGGTGCGGCTGGCCGAGCGGTACGGCTTCGGCCGGCCGCGGGAGCTGTGGCGGATGGGCCGGGAGCTCGCCGAGCCGGAGCTGCCGGAGGTCGAGCTGCGGGAGGGCGTGCGGCTGCGCACCTTCCAGCCGGATCGCGACGAGGCCGCCGTGGTGGCGGTCAACCACCGGGCGTTCTCCTGGCACCCGGAGCAGGGCGGCATGACCGAGCAGGACCTGCGGGCGAAGGAGCGCGAGGACTGGTTCGACCCGAACGGGTTCTTCCTCGCCGTCGACGAGCGCGATGAGCTGCTCGGATTCCACTGGACGAAGGTGCATCCCGACGGAACGGGTGAGGTCTACGTCGTCGGGGTGGACCCGGACGCGCAAGGCGGTGGGCTGGGGCGGTCACTCACAGTGGCCGGTCTACGACACCTGAGCGACACTGGTTGCCGCCAGGTGATTCTCTACGTCGAGGCGGACAACGCACCGGCGGTGAAGGTGTACCAGCGATTGGGGTTCGCGAAATGGGATGTGGACGTGCAATTCGGGCGATGACCGTCCCGTGCTGTGCGTCACCATTACTCCCCGGTTTCGCCCCTTTGTTCCCCCGAAGGTATGTGCGTCTCCTTACTAAGAGTGCCTTGTTCACCTTCCGTTCACCTGGATGGTGAGGGGTGTCCACCCCGGCTCCTTAACGTCCCCGGTGCGCGGCGAAGAGCACGGGCCGACCAGGGGCTCGGTCGCGCAACCGCAGGTTTTTCCGACTGGAGGAACGAAGTGAAGATCAAGCGGCACAGCGCTGCGTTCGCCGTTCTCGCCGCGGGCGCGCTCGTGCTCGCCGGCTGCGGCTCCGACCAGAACGCGCAGGGGGGCGGCAACCCGGCTCTGGACGCACTGCAGGTCGAGTGCGGCACCAAGCCGGTCTCGGGCGAGGGCTCCTCGGCGCAGAAGAACGCGGTCGACGTCTTCGCTCGCGACTACGGCCTCAAGTGCCAGGGGCAGAACGTCAACTACACCAAGTCCGGTTCCGGCAAGGGCGTGGCCGCCTTCACCGCGGGCCAGGTCGACTTCGGCGGTTCCGACTCGCCGCTGAACGAGGAGAAGGGCGAGGTGGCCGCGGCCGCCCAGCGCTGCCAGGGCAACCCGGCCTGGAACCTCCCGATGGTGTTCGGTCCGGTCGCCATCGCCTACAACCTGGAGGGCGTCCAGGACCTCACCCTGAACGCCGACGTGATCGGCAAGATCTACCAGGGTCAGATCAAGACCTGGGACGACCCGGCGATCAAGGCGCTGAACCCGAACGCGCAGCTGCCGTCCACCGCCATCGTGCCGTTCTTCCGCTCGGACGAGTCGGGCACCACCGACAACTTCCAGAAGTACCTGAGCACCGCCACCGGCGGCGCCTGGACCGGCAAGGGCAAGACCTTCCAGGGCGGCCAGGGCGTCGGCCAGGGCCGTGAGGGCAGCGACCAGGTCGCGCAGTCGGTGAAGGCCACCCCGGGTGCCATCACCTACGTCGAGTGGTCGTTCGCCAAGAACCTCCAGCTGGGCCAGGCCAAGATCGACAGCGGTTCCGGCCCGGTCGAGCTGACCACCGAGAACGTCGGCAAGGCCATCGACGGCGCCCAGATCGAGGGCGAGGGCCACGACCTGCGCGTCAACCTCGACTCCATCTACGGCAACAAGGCCGCCGGGGTCTACCCGATCGTCCTCAACACCTACGAGATCGTCTGCTCCAAGGGTTACGACGCGGAGACCGCGAAGTCGGTCAAGGCGTTCCTGACGGTCGCCGCCAACGCCGACGCCCAGCAGCTGCAGGACGCCGGCTACGTGCCGCTGCCGGAGGCCTTCAAGGCCAAGGTCACCGAAGCCGTCAACGCCATCTCCTGAGTAACCCGGGTCGCACCCAACCTGGGCGAACAACGGGTCGAATCTACGAAGTGAGAGGCTGCAAGCAGCAGTGACCGACTCGACGAGAGCCGACCTGCGCCCCGCGGACACCGATTCCGGTGCCCCGCGGGGCGCTTCGGCGCCTAGTTCCGGACCGGAGGCTCCCATTTCCGCTCCCGATACCTCCGCGGGCAAGACGCACCGACTCGGCGACCGGGTGTTCTCCTCGATCGCCACCGCCTCCGGCGCATTCGTGGTCGCCCTGATCGCTGCGATCGGCATCTTCCTGCTGATCCGCGCGATTCCCTCGTTGCAGGTCAACGAGGTCAACTTCCTGTTCAGCAGGGAATGGGACACCCGCGATCCGAACAACCTCAAGTTCGGCATCCTCGACCTGGCCTGGGTGACCGTGGCCAGCTCGCTGGTCGCGCTGGTCATCGCGATGCCGCTGTCCTGCGGGATCGCGCTGTTCCTCACCCGCTACGCCCCGCGCAGCCTGGCGCGGCCGTTCGCCTACATCGTCGACCTGCTGGCCGCGGTGCCGTCGGTCGTCTACGGCCTGTGGGGCTTCCTCGTCCTGGGCCCGGTGCTGCGGCCGGTCGCCCTGTGGCTCAACGAGTACCTCGGCTGGATCCCGATCTTCGCCCAGGGCAACGTGAACCCGATGGGTCTGGGCACGGACATCTTCACCGCCGGGATCGTGCTCGCCGTGATGATCATCCCGACGATCACCGGCGTCACCCGCGAGGTCTTCTCGCGGACGCCGAACCAGCAGATCGAGGGCGCCCTCGCGCTCGGCGCCACCCAGTGGGAGGTCGTGCGGACCACGGTGTGGCCGTTCGGCCGCAACGGCTTCATGGGCGGTTCGATGCTCGGCCTGGGCCGCGCCCTGGGCGAGACGATGGCGCTGACCATCATCCTCAGCTCCACCACCGCCCCGCCCGGCTACAGCATCTTCGACGCCGGTGCCACCTTCGCCTCCAAGATCGCGCTCGGTTCCGCCGAGTTCAACAACAACATGCAGGTGGGCGCCTACATCTCGGCCGGGCTGGTGCTGTTCGTGATCACCTTCGCGGTCAACGCCGTCGCGCGTTGGATCGAGAGCGCCAGCGGTAAGGGGAAAGCATGAGGACCGACACCGCTGACGTGGAGCAGCTGGCCACGCCACCGGCGTTCCAGCGGATCAGCTTCGCGCGGAAGTTCAAGAACAACCTCGCCACCACGCTGTTCGGCGCGGCGTTCGTGATCGCCGTGGTCCCGCTGCTCTGGGTGCTGTGGACGCTGCTGGAGCGCGGCCTCAAGCCGGTGCTCAGCTCGACCTGGTGGTCGCACTCGTTCAACGGCCTGCTGCCCAACGACTTCGGCGGCGGCATCTACCACGCGCTGGTCGGAACCCTGCTCGAAGGCCTGGTCTGCCTGGTCATCTCGGTGCCGCTGGGCATCATGGTCGGCGTCTACCTGGTCGAGTACGGGCGCGAGTCGCGGTTCGCGAAGGTCGCCACGTTCATGGTGGACATCCTCAGCGGTCTGCCGTCGATCGTGGCCGGTCTGTTCATCTACGCGCTGTGGATCACCACCTTCGGCTTCACCCGCAGCGGCTTCGCGGTGGCGCTGGCGCTGCTGCTGCTGATGATCCCGGTGGTCGTCCGGGTCACCGAGACGATGCTGCTGATCGTGCCGGACGAGCTGCGCGAGGCGGCTTACGCGCTCGGCCTGCCGAAGTGGAAGACGATCATGAAGATCGTGCTGCCCACGGCGCTGTCGGGCATCCTGACCGGTGTGATGCTCGGCCTGGCCCGCGTGCTGGGCGAGACGGCACCGCTGCTGATCCTGGTCGGCTACTCCAGCTCGATCAACTTCAACCTGTTCCAGGGCGAACTGGCGTCGCTGCCGCTGGCCATCTACATGGAGCGCAGCACCGGCACGGTGGCCGGTGACTACCGCATGTGGGGCGCCGCGCTGACCCTCGTGGTCGTCATCATGCTGATCAACCTCGTCGCGTCGCTGCTGTCGAAGCTGTTCGCGATCAAGACGAAGTAGGGACCTCAAACATGGCCAAGCGTCTCGACATCAAGGACCTGAACCTGTTCTACGGCAAGTTCCACGCCGTGCAGGACGTGACGCTGCAGGTGCCCGCCCGCAGCGTCACCGCGTTCATCGGCCCGTCCGGTTGCGGCAAGTCGACCGTGCTGCGGTCGCTGAACCGGATGCACGAGGTGATCCCCGGCTCCCGCGTCGAGGGCAAGGTGATGCTCGACGGCGAGGACATCTACGCCAGCGACGTGGACCCGGTGCAGGTGCGCAAGACCATCGGCATGGTGTTCCAGCGGGCCAACCCGTTCCCGACGATGTCCATCCGGGACAACGTGGTGGCCGGCCTGAAGCTGGCCGGTGAGAAGAACAAGAAGAAGCTCGACGAGGTCGCCGAGCGCGCGCTGCGCGGCGCGAACCTGTGGGAAGAGGTCAAGGACCGGCTGAACAAGCCGGGCGGCGGCCTCTCCGGCGGTCAGCAGCAGCGCCTGTGCATCGCGCGGGCCATCGCGGTGCGCCCGGACGTGCTGCTGATGGACGAGCCCTGCTCGGCGCTGGACCCGATCTCCACGCTGGCGATCGAGGACCTGATCTCCAACCTCAAGCAGGACTACACGATCGTCATCGTCACCCACAACATGCAGCAGGCGGCGCGGGTGAGCGACCAGACGGCGTTCTTCAACCTGCGCGCGGTGGGCGAGCCGGGCCAGCTGGTGGAGATCGACGAGACCGGCAAGATCTTCTCCAACCCGACCCAGAAGGCCACCGAGGACTACATCTCCGGCCGCTTCGGCTGATCGGTTCCGGTGTGCGGGGGCGGCGATTTCGCGCGAAATCGCCGCCCCTTCGCACGTCCGGGGCCGGTTTCGCGAGAAATCGCCTTCCCGCGCCCCGTTGCGGCTGGTGGGGGCCCGTGAGTGTTTTGTGTTGCTATAGCAACACAAAACACTCACGGGCACTGACCAGGTGAAACGGAGCCGATGGCGGTGCCGAGCCGGCTCGGTGGGAGTCAGGGGGCGTCGAGCAGGGATGCCGCCATCGCTTGGACTGCTGTGGTGAAGGACTTGCCCTCGCGCTGCATGTGGCGGATCAGGTCCGCGTCGAAGGTCGCCAGGAGCGCGTGGCTGAGGAAGTCCGCGTCCAGGTCCGGGCGCTGCGCCGCGACCAGGGTCGCGATGTGCTGGGCCCAGAAGCGGTAGCTGGGGTCTTCGTGCTTGTGGTCGCCGCAGGAGGCTTCGTGCGCTGAGAGCAGCGCGGCGTTCTGCTCGCCGATCGTGGTCAGCTCGGCCAGGAACGCCAGCAGCCGCTCGCGCGGCGGAGCTCCGGGTCCCAGCGGCGGCGGGCCGTCGGTGACGTTCTCGCGCAGCGCCTGGGAGCGTTCTTCCAGGAGCTCCTTGATCAGGCCCGCGCGGCTGCCGAAGCGGCGGAACACCGTGCCCTTGCCGACTCCGGCTTCGGCCGCCACCGCGTCCAGCGACACGTGGTCGCCGCCGCGCTCGGTCAGCAGCCGTTCGGCCGCCGCCAGCACCGCCTGGCGGTTGCGCGCGGCGTCGGCTCGCTCCTGCCTGGGCACGTCCCCTCCGATCAACCGGACTGTCGGTCCGTCTATGCTACCGTCCCATTAAACGGACCGACGGTCCGGTTGTTGGGAGGAAACGTGAGAGCACTGGTAGTCGATCCGGCGGCGCCCGCCGGGCTGCGCATCAGCGAGGTGCCGGAACCCGAACCGGGGCCGGGCGAGGTGCTGCTCGACGTCGGCCACATCTCGCTCAACCACGGCGAGATCGCCTTCGCCACCCGCCGCGAGCCGGGCACCGTGCACGGCTACGACGCAGCCGGTGTCGTGGTCCGGGCGGCCGCCGGGAGCCCGCCGGCCGGAGCGCGGGTGATCGCCTTCGGCGCCGGTGCGTGGGCCGAGCGCATGGTCGTCGGAGCCGACGCGGTCGCCGAGGTGCCGGACTCGGTCGACCTCGCCGACGCCGCCGCGCTGCCGATGGCGGGCCTGACCGCGCTCCGCACCCTGCGCACCGCGCCGATCCTCGGCAAGCGGGTGCTGATCACCGGGGCTTCCGGCGGGGTCGGGCGGTACGCCGTGCAGCTGGCGGCGATGGGCGGGGCGCACGTCGTCGCGCAGGCCAACCGGCAGGAGGGGCTGGCCGAGCTGGGCGCGCACGAGGTCGTGTCCGAGCTGTCCGGCGTGGCACCGGTCGACCTGGTGCTGGACAACGTGGGCGGGCGACTGCTGGTCGACGCCTGGGGCCTGGTGAAGCTCGGCGGCAGCGTGCAGAACATCGGCTGGGCCTCCGGCGAGCCCGCCGTCTTCGAGCCCTACTCGCTCTTCGCGGTCGGCCGGTCGAAGTCCTTGAACACCTTCGGCGACGTCAGCGCACCGGCCGAGGACCTGTCCACGTTGGCCGGACTGCTGGGTTCGGGACGGCTCTCGCCGGAGATCGGCTACCGCGGTTCCTGGGAGGACGTCGAAGCGGCGGCGAAGGCCTTGCTGCGCCGCGATGTCCGCGGCAAGGCAGTGCTGGAGCTGACGTGAGGATAGGACTCTGCATCGAGGAGCGCGGGCGAACCTGGAGCGAGTTGCTGAGCGATGCTCGCACGGCGGCCGCGGACGGGTTCGGGGCGATCTGGCTGGGACAGCGCGATTCCTGGGACGCGTTGACCGCGCTGGCCGTACTGGGTGCGGAAGTGCCCGGCATCCGGCTCGGCACCGCGATCGTGCCGACCTATCCGCGGCATCCGCTGGCCCTGGCCGCGCAGGCGCTGACCGTGCAGGGCGTGACCGGAGGCAGGCTGGACCTCGGCATCGGGCCCAGCCACCGGGTGATCGTCGAGGAACAGTTCGGCTATTCCTTCGACAAACCGGCCAGGCACGTGCGGGAATACCTGACCGCGCTCCGGCCGCTGCTGCGCGGCGATTCCGTGGACCACCGCGGCGCGGCCCTGCGCGCCACCGGTCGCGTCGACGTTCCGGCGGCGCCGCCGGGCCTGCTGGTGTCGGCGCTCGGGCCGGTGATGCTGCGGATCGCCGGTGAGCTCGCCGACGGGACGATCACGCTGTGGGCCGGGCCGCGAGCGCTTGACGAGCACATCGTGCCGACGATCAGCGCAGTTGCCGAGCAGCCTCGTGTGGTGGCGGTGGTTTCGGTGTGCGTGACGTCCGAAGTGGACGATGCGCGAGTCCGCTTCGCCGAGGAGCTTTCCGTGGCCGGGGAGCTGCCCGCCTACCGCGCGATGCTCGACCGGCAGGGGCTC
This portion of the Saccharopolyspora antimicrobica genome encodes:
- a CDS encoding APC family permease, which codes for MPQLQRRLTTADAVVIGLGSMIGAGLFSAFAPAAAAAGSALLISLLLAAIIAFCNASSSAALAAQYPAAGGTYVYGRERLGPFWGFLAGWGFVIGKTASCAAMALTAAEYLLPAHAKPAAAAFAAALGAVNCVGITRTAKLARILLALTLAALAASLLAVWLGGASAPASTLPPAPLGVLQAAGLLFFAFAGYARIATLGEEVRDPQRTIPRAIPIALGIVVCLYFAVGTTLLVALGPGLATSSAPLADAVRAGGLPQLAPFAVIGAGLAALGALLALLAGVGRTTLAMARGRDLPAPLASIHPRFATPLRAELLITAAVVVLVLVTDLRGAIGFSSFGVLGYYAIANASALTLPGEQRWFPRALPALGLAGCAVLAFALPWSSVLAGLICFAIGAVLWAWRQRKS
- the mshD gene encoding mycothiol synthase; its protein translation is MQLTWRNGLDSTEAAEVMGLLDKAAAADGVAPVGEHVILRLKAHRDVVHQIEPVQADVRSEHFVLRDAGGSLIGYAHLDTEHEKTSGQLVAELAVDPDHRRKGAGARLVEALLDRAELSAEPAPDTARLRIWSHGELPGAVRLAERYGFGRPRELWRMGRELAEPELPEVELREGVRLRTFQPDRDEAAVVAVNHRAFSWHPEQGGMTEQDLRAKEREDWFDPNGFFLAVDERDELLGFHWTKVHPDGTGEVYVVGVDPDAQGGGLGRSLTVAGLRHLSDTGCRQVILYVEADNAPAVKVYQRLGFAKWDVDVQFGR
- the pstS gene encoding phosphate ABC transporter substrate-binding protein PstS codes for the protein MKIKRHSAAFAVLAAGALVLAGCGSDQNAQGGGNPALDALQVECGTKPVSGEGSSAQKNAVDVFARDYGLKCQGQNVNYTKSGSGKGVAAFTAGQVDFGGSDSPLNEEKGEVAAAAQRCQGNPAWNLPMVFGPVAIAYNLEGVQDLTLNADVIGKIYQGQIKTWDDPAIKALNPNAQLPSTAIVPFFRSDESGTTDNFQKYLSTATGGAWTGKGKTFQGGQGVGQGREGSDQVAQSVKATPGAITYVEWSFAKNLQLGQAKIDSGSGPVELTTENVGKAIDGAQIEGEGHDLRVNLDSIYGNKAAGVYPIVLNTYEIVCSKGYDAETAKSVKAFLTVAANADAQQLQDAGYVPLPEAFKAKVTEAVNAIS
- the pstC gene encoding phosphate ABC transporter permease subunit PstC, which encodes MSAPDTSAGKTHRLGDRVFSSIATASGAFVVALIAAIGIFLLIRAIPSLQVNEVNFLFSREWDTRDPNNLKFGILDLAWVTVASSLVALVIAMPLSCGIALFLTRYAPRSLARPFAYIVDLLAAVPSVVYGLWGFLVLGPVLRPVALWLNEYLGWIPIFAQGNVNPMGLGTDIFTAGIVLAVMIIPTITGVTREVFSRTPNQQIEGALALGATQWEVVRTTVWPFGRNGFMGGSMLGLGRALGETMALTIILSSTTAPPGYSIFDAGATFASKIALGSAEFNNNMQVGAYISAGLVLFVITFAVNAVARWIESASGKGKA
- the pstA gene encoding phosphate ABC transporter permease PstA; this encodes MRTDTADVEQLATPPAFQRISFARKFKNNLATTLFGAAFVIAVVPLLWVLWTLLERGLKPVLSSTWWSHSFNGLLPNDFGGGIYHALVGTLLEGLVCLVISVPLGIMVGVYLVEYGRESRFAKVATFMVDILSGLPSIVAGLFIYALWITTFGFTRSGFAVALALLLLMIPVVVRVTETMLLIVPDELREAAYALGLPKWKTIMKIVLPTALSGILTGVMLGLARVLGETAPLLILVGYSSSINFNLFQGELASLPLAIYMERSTGTVAGDYRMWGAALTLVVVIMLINLVASLLSKLFAIKTK
- the pstB gene encoding phosphate ABC transporter ATP-binding protein PstB; translated protein: MAKRLDIKDLNLFYGKFHAVQDVTLQVPARSVTAFIGPSGCGKSTVLRSLNRMHEVIPGSRVEGKVMLDGEDIYASDVDPVQVRKTIGMVFQRANPFPTMSIRDNVVAGLKLAGEKNKKKLDEVAERALRGANLWEEVKDRLNKPGGGLSGGQQQRLCIARAIAVRPDVLLMDEPCSALDPISTLAIEDLISNLKQDYTIVIVTHNMQQAARVSDQTAFFNLRAVGEPGQLVEIDETGKIFSNPTQKATEDYISGRFG
- a CDS encoding TetR/AcrR family transcriptional regulator, with amino-acid sequence MPRQERADAARNRQAVLAAAERLLTERGGDHVSLDAVAAEAGVGKGTVFRRFGSRAGLIKELLEERSQALRENVTDGPPPLGPGAPPRERLLAFLAELTTIGEQNAALLSAHEASCGDHKHEDPSYRFWAQHIATLVAAQRPDLDADFLSHALLATFDADLIRHMQREGKSFTTAVQAMAASLLDAP
- a CDS encoding zinc-binding dehydrogenase, whose protein sequence is MRALVVDPAAPAGLRISEVPEPEPGPGEVLLDVGHISLNHGEIAFATRREPGTVHGYDAAGVVVRAAAGSPPAGARVIAFGAGAWAERMVVGADAVAEVPDSVDLADAAALPMAGLTALRTLRTAPILGKRVLITGASGGVGRYAVQLAAMGGAHVVAQANRQEGLAELGAHEVVSELSGVAPVDLVLDNVGGRLLVDAWGLVKLGGSVQNIGWASGEPAVFEPYSLFAVGRSKSLNTFGDVSAPAEDLSTLAGLLGSGRLSPEIGYRGSWEDVEAAAKALLRRDVRGKAVLELT
- a CDS encoding TIGR03564 family F420-dependent LLM class oxidoreductase; the encoded protein is MRIGLCIEERGRTWSELLSDARTAAADGFGAIWLGQRDSWDALTALAVLGAEVPGIRLGTAIVPTYPRHPLALAAQALTVQGVTGGRLDLGIGPSHRVIVEEQFGYSFDKPARHVREYLTALRPLLRGDSVDHRGAALRATGRVDVPAAPPGLLVSALGPVMLRIAGELADGTITLWAGPRALDEHIVPTISAVAEQPRVVAVVSVCVTSEVDDARVRFAEELSVAGELPAYRAMLDRQGLAGPEDVAVLGDEVAVERSLRRFVEAGATELVAVPFGTAAEQERTREVLAALNSR